In the Nitrososphaerota archaeon genome, one interval contains:
- a CDS encoding aminotransferase class V-fold PLP-dependent enzyme: protein NLSGIHPHDLATILDEEGIAIRAGHHCAMPLMTKLGVAATARASFYIYNSESDIDALVEGLYKARRIFKL from the coding sequence AACCTATCTGGTATACATCCGCACGACTTGGCGACCATACTTGATGAAGAGGGTATCGCTATAAGAGCCGGGCACCACTGCGCTATGCCACTGATGACCAAACTTGGTGTCGCAGCGACCGCCAGAGCGAGCTTCTACATCTATAATAGTGAGAGCGACATAGATGCTCTAGTAGAGGGGCTATATAAAGCGAGGCGCATATTCAAACTATGA
- a CDS encoding SUF system NifU family Fe-S cluster assembly protein, with protein MSSEFYRDMILDYYRHPRNYGSIEDAQIKVQESNPLCGDDIELYIKLDADKKVEDIKFKGKGCAISIASASLMTELLKGKKLDELLSFSKKDLLDALGIETLGLNPVRIKCALLPYKALKIGIYNHLGEKISEEEEHLLDYEADAEGVS; from the coding sequence ATGAGCTCAGAATTCTACCGCGATATGATACTTGACTACTATCGCCACCCCAGAAACTACGGGAGCATAGAAGATGCGCAAATAAAGGTGCAGGAATCTAACCCACTGTGCGGCGACGACATCGAACTCTACATAAAACTAGATGCAGACAAAAAGGTAGAAGATATAAAGTTCAAAGGCAAAGGATGTGCTATAAGCATAGCGTCAGCCTCTCTCATGACGGAACTTTTGAAAGGAAAGAAGCTGGATGAACTTCTCTCATTCTCTAAAAAAGACCTACTCGATGCGCTTGGTATTGAGACTCTTGGCCTTAATCCTGTTAGGATAAAATGCGCACTTCTGCCCTACAAAGCATTAAAGATCGGGATCTATAACCATCTCGGTGAGAAGATTTCTGAGGAAGAGGAACACCTACTCGACTACGAAGCTGATGCTGAGGGGGTTTCATAA
- a CDS encoding CoA transferase gives MITAPLEGIKVLDFTHEVSGPHCTMLLGDLGAEVIKVEVPGRGDRGRHWVGMLETIYITNNRNKRSIVLDLRTEEGRKIAVELAKKVDVIVENFVPGTLKKFGLDYESVKKINPTIIYCSISGYGQDGPYSSRPAWDPIIEAESGLMSLTGDPEPCLPSRIPASIIDYGAGVYAALAITSALLYREKTGKGQFIDVSMLDVASLWAGYWIAYSSITGKIRERMGSAAPVGAPYQVFKTKDSYVFIAAFEDEHWRKFCQVIKAEELLSNPLYTTKEERYANRSSLVEKLNSILQGWETAKLVDALVAAGVPCAPVNTTLQVANHPQLIHRNMILEIQYKGQKVKVPGIPFKFSECQLKIRHLPPAEVGQHTKEVLREFALTQ, from the coding sequence ATGATTACAGCTCCGCTTGAAGGAATAAAGGTTCTAGATTTCACTCACGAAGTATCTGGACCTCACTGCACAATGCTTCTAGGCGACTTAGGTGCGGAAGTGATTAAGGTAGAGGTCCCTGGGAGAGGGGACAGAGGGAGACACTGGGTCGGAATGCTTGAAACAATCTACATAACAAATAACAGAAACAAGCGCAGCATCGTCCTAGATCTTAGAACTGAAGAAGGGCGAAAGATCGCCGTCGAGCTAGCTAAAAAGGTTGATGTTATAGTGGAGAACTTCGTGCCAGGAACCTTAAAGAAATTTGGATTGGATTACGAGAGCGTCAAAAAAATCAACCCAACCATAATCTACTGCTCTATATCAGGCTATGGGCAAGACGGGCCGTATAGCAGCCGCCCCGCCTGGGATCCAATAATTGAAGCCGAATCTGGGCTGATGTCACTAACCGGAGACCCTGAACCGTGTTTACCTTCAAGGATACCTGCATCTATCATCGATTATGGCGCAGGCGTTTATGCCGCGTTGGCGATAACTTCGGCTCTCTTATATAGAGAGAAGACCGGGAAGGGTCAATTTATCGACGTCTCAATGCTTGACGTTGCATCGTTATGGGCAGGATACTGGATTGCCTACAGCTCCATAACCGGAAAAATACGAGAAAGAATGGGTTCTGCTGCGCCGGTCGGTGCACCATACCAGGTTTTTAAGACAAAGGATTCCTACGTTTTCATAGCGGCATTCGAGGACGAGCACTGGAGGAAATTCTGCCAAGTAATAAAAGCAGAGGAGTTGCTCAGCAACCCCCTCTATACGACGAAGGAGGAGAGATATGCAAATAGGTCAAGCCTAGTAGAAAAACTTAACAGTATACTACAAGGCTGGGAGACTGCAAAGCTTGTAGACGCTTTAGTTGCTGCTGGAGTGCCTTGTGCGCCAGTAAATACCACACTACAAGTGGCAAATCACCCGCAATTAATCCATCGTAATATGATACTTGAGATTCAATACAAAGGGCAGAAAGTAAAGGTGCCAGGCATACCTTTTAAGTTCTCTGAGTGTCAACTAAAGATTAGGCATCTACCCCCAGCGGAGGTCGGTCAGCATACAAAGGAAGTTCTACGTGAATTCGCATTAACACAGTAA
- a CDS encoding oxidoreductase, with protein sequence MARWAMVIDIDKCIACYSCFIACKDEFWDNDYPPYSVGIKKLDQTLIRLMKRERGKFPHVKVAYMPILCMQCGDPPCAKVARNNAVYVRADGVVVIDPQRAAGQREIVEGCPYHVVSWNDEKGIPQKCTFCVHRIESGKTPRCVQACPSGAMIFGDLEDDQSEVSKIVKGGLAEPYHPEYDTKPNVYYMNLYRITKYFIAGNIVCKDTDECAEGVEVTLINERTGVNKTVFTDSFGGFEFDGLDSDTTYSLRIAYAGYAPKELRLKIDRNDIYLGNIFIERI encoded by the coding sequence ATGGCAAGATGGGCGATGGTTATCGACATAGATAAGTGCATAGCCTGCTACTCATGTTTTATCGCTTGCAAAGACGAATTCTGGGATAATGATTATCCACCCTACTCGGTGGGCATAAAGAAACTGGATCAAACGTTGATAAGGTTGATGAAAAGAGAAAGAGGGAAGTTCCCTCATGTAAAGGTCGCCTATATGCCGATCCTCTGCATGCAGTGTGGCGATCCTCCCTGCGCGAAAGTGGCTAGAAACAACGCAGTATATGTTAGAGCCGATGGAGTAGTGGTTATAGACCCTCAAAGAGCAGCTGGTCAAAGAGAAATTGTAGAGGGTTGTCCCTATCATGTAGTGAGCTGGAACGACGAAAAGGGTATCCCGCAGAAGTGCACCTTCTGTGTTCACCGTATTGAAAGCGGTAAAACCCCTAGATGTGTTCAAGCCTGCCCAAGCGGGGCTATGATCTTCGGCGATTTAGAGGATGATCAAAGTGAAGTAAGTAAAATAGTAAAGGGAGGGTTGGCTGAACCCTACCATCCAGAGTACGATACAAAGCCAAATGTCTATTACATGAATCTTTACAGAATAACTAAATACTTCATAGCCGGAAACATTGTTTGTAAAGATACGGATGAATGTGCTGAGGGTGTTGAGGTAACTCTTATAAACGAGAGAACGGGTGTAAATAAAACGGTATTCACAGACTCGTTCGGCGGCTTCGAATTTGATGGCTTGGACTCTGACACAACATACAGTTTAAGAATCGCATACGCAGGCTATGCGCCCAAAGAACTACGCTTAAAAATCGATAGAAACGACATCTATCTGGGCAACATATTTATCGAAAGAATCTAG